The Kosmotoga olearia TBF 19.5.1 sequence TTTCGATAAAAAACACGTCGGAGTATGCGGAGGTTTTTAAACGTAAGAGTTTTGATAAATACCGTAAACTTAAATTTCCCGTATGGAAGCGTGCTAAGTTAGATGGGTTTAAGCTTCCGGAGTACCCTGAAATGACCGAGCTTGAAATAAATGGTCCGAAGATCTGGAAACCTTTTAACCTCATGGGTGCTGAGGATTATGAACTTCTGGAAAAGCTAGAATTCCAGGGTTCAGACGAGAAGTTTGTGCTCCTTTCAGATACCTTTTCTTCGTCAGGTGTCATAGTCAGAACAGAACCCGGAAAATACTACGAGACCCCGCTTGAGGTAAAGCGTTATGGTAAAGCTTCGATAGCTTCCAGCCTTTTTTATGTTTCGAGAGGTTCTTTTCTGACACTCATAATAAACAATTCTGAAGAAGCGGAATTCGTATCTGAAGCCAGCAGATTTTATATCGAAGATAACGCAAACCTGAACATACTTTTCCTTCAGAATGATTCTTTAAGGGGATACAACTTCAGTAATAATTTTTATATTTTGGGGGAAAACGCAAAACTCAGGATCTACGATGTTTTGCTTGATGGCAATGTATCTGCACCATATCATCTGGTGAAGGTCATCGGGAAAAGGACAGAGGTCAATATTCTGTCAGCATTTTTTGCTTCCGGGGGTATGGTAATCGATGCGCTGTACACGACGAGGCTTGTCGCCCCGGAATCCACTGCTAAAATTAAGGGTATAGGTGCTGTTGCCGGTGGATCGAAGGTCGTTTTCAGGGGAACGGTTGACATAAAAAAAGGTGCGAAGAATTCTTCGGGTGATGAGCAC is a genomic window containing:
- a CDS encoding SufD family Fe-S cluster assembly protein, with product MEKTLNLVHNEFKMVEPVIERKSLPDYDLSVFEVSIKNTSEYAEVFKRKSFDKYRKLKFPVWKRAKLDGFKLPEYPEMTELEINGPKIWKPFNLMGAEDYELLEKLEFQGSDEKFVLLSDTFSSSGVIVRTEPGKYYETPLEVKRYGKASIASSLFYVSRGSFLTLIINNSEEAEFVSEASRFYIEDNANLNILFLQNDSLRGYNFSNNFYILGENAKLRIYDVLLDGNVSAPYHLVKVIGKRTEVNILSAFFASGGMVIDALYTTRLVAPESTAKIKGIGAVAGGSKVVFRGTVDIKKGAKNSSGDEHSDVIILSKEAIVQAIPSLLVDENEVNASHAASVGTIDAEKMYYLMSRGLPEEEALKLIVMGSFNPVLEKIADEFGKDYARRVYDVIQERIE